From Mustela erminea isolate mMusErm1 chromosome 1, mMusErm1.Pri, whole genome shotgun sequence, a single genomic window includes:
- the KCNN1 gene encoding small conductance calcium-activated potassium channel protein 1 isoform X4 yields the protein MHPPPPLARPPPGPASAVCCPPRPRPRPRHAREGLRPRGTLSPPASSARGSRALQVSAGTQSLSHAGPRAAYSEPNPGAHIVMNSHSHSHNGCGGRPLGSGLGAQGRDPSEPEAGHPPQPPHGPSLQVVVAKSEPARPSPGSPRGQPQDQEEEEDDEEDEAGRRRDSGKTPNVGHRLGHRRALFEKRKRLSDYALIFGMFGIVVMVTETELSWGVYTKESLYSFALKCLISLSTVILLGLVVLYHAREIQLFMVDNGADDWRIAMTCERVFLISLELAVCAIHPVPGHYRFTWTARLAFTYAPSAAEADVDVLLSVPMFLRLYLLGRVMLLHSKIFTDASSRSIGALNKITFNTRFVMKTLMTICPGTVLLVFSISSWIIAAWTVRVCERYHDKQEVTSNFLGAMWLISITFLSIGYGDMVPHTYCGKGVCLLTGIMGAGCTALVVAVVARKLELTKAEKHVHNFMMDTQLTKRVKNAAANVLRETWLIYKHTRLVKKPDQARVRKHQRKFLQAIHQLRSVKIEQGKLNDQANTLADLAKTQNVLYDLMSELHAQHEELEARLAALESRLDALGASLQALPGLIAQAIRPPPPPLPPRPGPGPLDQAARSPPCQWPPVAPSDCG from the exons ATGCACCCGCCGCCGCCCCTGGCCCGGCCTCCTCCGGGCCCCGCGTCCGCCGTCTGCTGCCCGCCCCGTCCGCGGCCCCGGCCTCGACACGCACGCGAGGGTCTGCGGCCGCGTgggaccctctcccctccagcctctTCTGCCCGTGGGAGCCGAGCCCTGCAG GTCAGCGCGGGCACCCAGTCTCTGAGCCATGCTGGGCCCCGGGCGGCCTACAGCGAGCCCAACCCCGGCGCCCACATAGTCATgaacagccacagccacagccacaatGGCTGCGGGGGGCGGCCACTGGGCAGTGGGCTGGGTGCCCAGGGCAGAGATCCTTCGGAGCCCGAGGCTGGCCACCCCCCGCAGCCCCCACATGGCCCGAGCCTCCAGGTGGTGGTGGCCAAGAGCGAGCCAGCCCGGCCCTCACCCGGCAGTCCCCGGGGGCAGCCCCAggaccaggaagaggaggaagacgaTGAAGAGGatgaggcaggcaggaggagggactCCGGGAAGACCCCGAACGTGGGCCACCGCCTGGGCCACCGGCGGGCGCTCTTTGAGAAGCGGAAGCGCCTCAGCGACTACGCCCTCATCTTTGGCATGTTCGGCATTGTTGTGATGGTGACCGAGACGGAGCTGTCCTGGGGGGTCTACACCAAG gagTCCCTGTACTCATTTGCACTCAAATGCCTCATCAGCCTCTCTACCGTCATCCTGCTGGGCCTGGTCGTCCTGTACCACGCCCGGGAGATCCAG CTGTTCATGGTGGACAACGGGGCGGACGACTGGCGCATCGCCATGACGTGCGAGCGCGTCTTCCTCATCTCCCTGGAGCTGGCCGTGTGCGCCATCCACCCGGTGCCCGGCCACTACCGCTTCACGTGGACCGCGCGGCTGGCCTTCACGTACGCGCCGTCGGCGGCCGAGGCCGATGTAGACGTGCTACTGTCCGTGCCCATGTTCCTGCGCCTCTACCTGCTGGGCCGCGTCATGCTGCTGCACAGCAAGATATTCACAGACGCTTCCAGCCGCAGCATCGGCGCGCTCAACAAGATCACCTTCAACACACGCTTCGTCATGAAGACTCTCATGACCATCTGCCCGGGCACCGTGCTGCTGGTCTTCAGCATCTCCTCCTGGATCATAGCTGCCTGGACTGTGCGTGTTTGTGAGAG GTACCATGACAAGCAGGAAGTGACCAGCAACTTTCTGGGGGCCATGTGGCTCATCTCCATCACCTTCCTCTCCATCGGCTATGGCGACATGGTGCCCCACACCTACTGCGGGAAGGGCGTGTGCCTGCTCACTGGCATCATG GGGGCTGGCTGCACAGCGCTCGTGGTGGCCGTGGTGGCCCGGAAACTGGAGCTCACCAAGGCAGAGAAACACGTGCACAACTTCATGATGGACACTCAGCTCACCAAGCGG GTAAAAAATGCCGCTGCTAACGTTCTCAGGGAGACGTGGCTCATCTACAAACACACCAGGCTGGTGAAGAAGCCAGACCAAGCCCGGGTTCGGAAACACCAGCGTAAGTTCCTCCAAGCCATCCATCA GCTCCGGAGCGTGAAGATTGAGCAGGGGAAGCTGAATGACCAGGCCAACACTCTCGCGGACCTGGCCAag ACCCAGAATGTCCTGTACGACCTCATGTCCGAGCTGCACGCCCAGCACGAGGAGCTCGAGGCCCGCTTGGCCGCCCTTGAGAGCCGCCTGGATGCGCTGGGCGCCTCCCTGCAGGCCCTGCCCGGCCTCATCGCCCAAGCCATacgcccacccccaccacccctgccacctCGGCCTGGCCCCGGACCCCTGGATCAGGCAGCCCGGAGCCCCCCATGCCAGTGGCCACCTGTGGCCCCTTCAGACTGCGGGTGA
- the KCNN1 gene encoding small conductance calcium-activated potassium channel protein 1 isoform X5: protein MNGRKEGGKQQQQQKKDGGSQRKPPQPRPRQKVEGRRKTAQPPASHVVIQQDQRGQALWWCLIRETPAYQGQRGHPVSEPCWAPGGLQRAQPRRPHSHEQPQPQPPHGPSLQVVVAKSEPARPSPGSPRGQPQDQEEEEDDEEDEAGRRRDSGKTPNVGHRLGHRRALFEKRKRLSDYALIFGMFGIVVMVTETELSWGVYTKESLYSFALKCLISLSTVILLGLVVLYHAREIQLFMVDNGADDWRIAMTCERVFLISLELAVCAIHPVPGHYRFTWTARLAFTYAPSAAEADVDVLLSVPMFLRLYLLGRVMLLHSKIFTDASSRSIGALNKITFNTRFVMKTLMTICPGTVLLVFSISSWIIAAWTVRVCERENMYHDKQEVTSNFLGAMWLISITFLSIGYGDMVPHTYCGKGVCLLTGIMGAGCTALVVAVVARKLELTKAEKHVHNFMMDTQLTKRVKNAAANVLRETWLIYKHTRLVKKPDQARVRKHQRKFLQAIHQAQKLRSVKIEQGKLNDQANTLADLAKTQNVLYDLMSELHAQHEELEARLAALESRLDALGASLQALPGLIAQAIRPPPPPLPPRPGPGPLDQAARSPPCQWPPVAPSDCG from the exons atgaatggaagaaaagaggggggaaaacaacaacaacaacaaaaaaaggatggAGGCTCCCAGAGGAAACCCCCTCAACCCAGGCCGAGGcagaag GTtgaggggagaagaaagacagCTCAGCCCCCTGCCAGCCACGTGGTAATCCAGCAGGATCAAAGGGGACAGGCCCTTTGGTGGTGCCTCATCAGGGAGACCCCTGCATACCAGG GTCAGCGCGGGCACCCAGTCTCTGAGCCATGCTGGGCCCCGGGCGGCCTACAGCGAGCCCAACCCCGGCGCCCACATAGTCATgaacagccacag CCGCAGCCCCCACATGGCCCGAGCCTCCAGGTGGTGGTGGCCAAGAGCGAGCCAGCCCGGCCCTCACCCGGCAGTCCCCGGGGGCAGCCCCAggaccaggaagaggaggaagacgaTGAAGAGGatgaggcaggcaggaggagggactCCGGGAAGACCCCGAACGTGGGCCACCGCCTGGGCCACCGGCGGGCGCTCTTTGAGAAGCGGAAGCGCCTCAGCGACTACGCCCTCATCTTTGGCATGTTCGGCATTGTTGTGATGGTGACCGAGACGGAGCTGTCCTGGGGGGTCTACACCAAG gagTCCCTGTACTCATTTGCACTCAAATGCCTCATCAGCCTCTCTACCGTCATCCTGCTGGGCCTGGTCGTCCTGTACCACGCCCGGGAGATCCAG CTGTTCATGGTGGACAACGGGGCGGACGACTGGCGCATCGCCATGACGTGCGAGCGCGTCTTCCTCATCTCCCTGGAGCTGGCCGTGTGCGCCATCCACCCGGTGCCCGGCCACTACCGCTTCACGTGGACCGCGCGGCTGGCCTTCACGTACGCGCCGTCGGCGGCCGAGGCCGATGTAGACGTGCTACTGTCCGTGCCCATGTTCCTGCGCCTCTACCTGCTGGGCCGCGTCATGCTGCTGCACAGCAAGATATTCACAGACGCTTCCAGCCGCAGCATCGGCGCGCTCAACAAGATCACCTTCAACACACGCTTCGTCATGAAGACTCTCATGACCATCTGCCCGGGCACCGTGCTGCTGGTCTTCAGCATCTCCTCCTGGATCATAGCTGCCTGGACTGTGCGTGTTTGTGAGAG GGAAAACAT GTACCATGACAAGCAGGAAGTGACCAGCAACTTTCTGGGGGCCATGTGGCTCATCTCCATCACCTTCCTCTCCATCGGCTATGGCGACATGGTGCCCCACACCTACTGCGGGAAGGGCGTGTGCCTGCTCACTGGCATCATG GGGGCTGGCTGCACAGCGCTCGTGGTGGCCGTGGTGGCCCGGAAACTGGAGCTCACCAAGGCAGAGAAACACGTGCACAACTTCATGATGGACACTCAGCTCACCAAGCGG GTAAAAAATGCCGCTGCTAACGTTCTCAGGGAGACGTGGCTCATCTACAAACACACCAGGCTGGTGAAGAAGCCAGACCAAGCCCGGGTTCGGAAACACCAGCGTAAGTTCCTCCAAGCCATCCATCA AGCTCAGAA GCTCCGGAGCGTGAAGATTGAGCAGGGGAAGCTGAATGACCAGGCCAACACTCTCGCGGACCTGGCCAag ACCCAGAATGTCCTGTACGACCTCATGTCCGAGCTGCACGCCCAGCACGAGGAGCTCGAGGCCCGCTTGGCCGCCCTTGAGAGCCGCCTGGATGCGCTGGGCGCCTCCCTGCAGGCCCTGCCCGGCCTCATCGCCCAAGCCATacgcccacccccaccacccctgccacctCGGCCTGGCCCCGGACCCCTGGATCAGGCAGCCCGGAGCCCCCCATGCCAGTGGCCACCTGTGGCCCCTTCAGACTGCGGGTGA
- the KCNN1 gene encoding small conductance calcium-activated potassium channel protein 1 isoform X8 produces the protein MHPPPPLARPPPGPASAVCCPPRPRPRPRHAREGLRPRGTLSPPASSARGSRALQVSAGTQSLSHAGPRAAYSEPNPGAHIVMNSHSHSHNGCGGRPLGSGLGAQGRDPSEPEAGHPPQPPHGPSLQVVVAKSEPARPSPGSPRGQPQDQEEEEDDEEDEAGRRRDSGKTPNVGHRLGHRRALFEKRKRLSDYALIFGMFGIVVMVTETELSWGVYTKESLYSFALKCLISLSTVILLGLVVLYHAREIQLFMVDNGADDWRIAMTCERVFLISLELAVCAIHPVPGHYRFTWTARLAFTYAPSAAEADVDVLLSVPMFLRLYLLGRVMLLHSKIFTDASSRSIGALNKITFNTRFVMKTLMTICPGTVLLVFSISSWIIAAWTVRVCERENMYHDKQEVTSNFLGAMWLISITFLSIGYGDMVPHTYCGKGVCLLTGIMGAGCTALVVAVVARKLELTKAEKHVHNFMMDTQLTKRVKNAAANVLRETWLIYKHTRLVKKPDQARVRKHQRKFLQAIHQLRSVKIEQGKLNDQANTLADLAKADLHTASKTEEKNKILSQWI, from the exons ATGCACCCGCCGCCGCCCCTGGCCCGGCCTCCTCCGGGCCCCGCGTCCGCCGTCTGCTGCCCGCCCCGTCCGCGGCCCCGGCCTCGACACGCACGCGAGGGTCTGCGGCCGCGTgggaccctctcccctccagcctctTCTGCCCGTGGGAGCCGAGCCCTGCAG GTCAGCGCGGGCACCCAGTCTCTGAGCCATGCTGGGCCCCGGGCGGCCTACAGCGAGCCCAACCCCGGCGCCCACATAGTCATgaacagccacagccacagccacaatGGCTGCGGGGGGCGGCCACTGGGCAGTGGGCTGGGTGCCCAGGGCAGAGATCCTTCGGAGCCCGAGGCTGGCCACCCCCCGCAGCCCCCACATGGCCCGAGCCTCCAGGTGGTGGTGGCCAAGAGCGAGCCAGCCCGGCCCTCACCCGGCAGTCCCCGGGGGCAGCCCCAggaccaggaagaggaggaagacgaTGAAGAGGatgaggcaggcaggaggagggactCCGGGAAGACCCCGAACGTGGGCCACCGCCTGGGCCACCGGCGGGCGCTCTTTGAGAAGCGGAAGCGCCTCAGCGACTACGCCCTCATCTTTGGCATGTTCGGCATTGTTGTGATGGTGACCGAGACGGAGCTGTCCTGGGGGGTCTACACCAAG gagTCCCTGTACTCATTTGCACTCAAATGCCTCATCAGCCTCTCTACCGTCATCCTGCTGGGCCTGGTCGTCCTGTACCACGCCCGGGAGATCCAG CTGTTCATGGTGGACAACGGGGCGGACGACTGGCGCATCGCCATGACGTGCGAGCGCGTCTTCCTCATCTCCCTGGAGCTGGCCGTGTGCGCCATCCACCCGGTGCCCGGCCACTACCGCTTCACGTGGACCGCGCGGCTGGCCTTCACGTACGCGCCGTCGGCGGCCGAGGCCGATGTAGACGTGCTACTGTCCGTGCCCATGTTCCTGCGCCTCTACCTGCTGGGCCGCGTCATGCTGCTGCACAGCAAGATATTCACAGACGCTTCCAGCCGCAGCATCGGCGCGCTCAACAAGATCACCTTCAACACACGCTTCGTCATGAAGACTCTCATGACCATCTGCCCGGGCACCGTGCTGCTGGTCTTCAGCATCTCCTCCTGGATCATAGCTGCCTGGACTGTGCGTGTTTGTGAGAG GGAAAACAT GTACCATGACAAGCAGGAAGTGACCAGCAACTTTCTGGGGGCCATGTGGCTCATCTCCATCACCTTCCTCTCCATCGGCTATGGCGACATGGTGCCCCACACCTACTGCGGGAAGGGCGTGTGCCTGCTCACTGGCATCATG GGGGCTGGCTGCACAGCGCTCGTGGTGGCCGTGGTGGCCCGGAAACTGGAGCTCACCAAGGCAGAGAAACACGTGCACAACTTCATGATGGACACTCAGCTCACCAAGCGG GTAAAAAATGCCGCTGCTAACGTTCTCAGGGAGACGTGGCTCATCTACAAACACACCAGGCTGGTGAAGAAGCCAGACCAAGCCCGGGTTCGGAAACACCAGCGTAAGTTCCTCCAAGCCATCCATCA GCTCCGGAGCGTGAAGATTGAGCAGGGGAAGCTGAATGACCAGGCCAACACTCTCGCGGACCTGGCCAag GCAGATCTACATACAGCCtccaaaactgaagagaaaaacaaaattctttcgCAGTGGATATAA
- the KCNN1 gene encoding small conductance calcium-activated potassium channel protein 1 isoform X2, whose amino-acid sequence MHPPPPLARPPPGPASAVCCPPRPRPRPRHAREGLRPRGTLSPPASSARGSRALQVSAGTQSLSHAGPRAAYSEPNPGAHIVMNSHSHSHNGCGGRPLGSGLGAQGRDPSEPEAGHPPQPPHGPSLQVVVAKSEPARPSPGSPRGQPQDQEEEEDDEEDEAGRRRDSGKTPNVGHRLGHRRALFEKRKRLSDYALIFGMFGIVVMVTETELSWGVYTKESLYSFALKCLISLSTVILLGLVVLYHAREIQLFMVDNGADDWRIAMTCERVFLISLELAVCAIHPVPGHYRFTWTARLAFTYAPSAAEADVDVLLSVPMFLRLYLLGRVMLLHSKIFTDASSRSIGALNKITFNTRFVMKTLMTICPGTVLLVFSISSWIIAAWTVRVCERYHDKQEVTSNFLGAMWLISITFLSIGYGDMVPHTYCGKGVCLLTGIMGAGCTALVVAVVARKLELTKAEKHVHNFMMDTQLTKRVKNAAANVLRETWLIYKHTRLVKKPDQARVRKHQRKFLQAIHQAQKLRSVKIEQGKLNDQANTLADLAKTQNVLYDLMSELHAQHEELEARLAALESRLDALGASLQALPGLIAQAIRPPPPPLPPRPGPGPLDQAARSPPCQWPPVAPSDCG is encoded by the exons ATGCACCCGCCGCCGCCCCTGGCCCGGCCTCCTCCGGGCCCCGCGTCCGCCGTCTGCTGCCCGCCCCGTCCGCGGCCCCGGCCTCGACACGCACGCGAGGGTCTGCGGCCGCGTgggaccctctcccctccagcctctTCTGCCCGTGGGAGCCGAGCCCTGCAG GTCAGCGCGGGCACCCAGTCTCTGAGCCATGCTGGGCCCCGGGCGGCCTACAGCGAGCCCAACCCCGGCGCCCACATAGTCATgaacagccacagccacagccacaatGGCTGCGGGGGGCGGCCACTGGGCAGTGGGCTGGGTGCCCAGGGCAGAGATCCTTCGGAGCCCGAGGCTGGCCACCCCCCGCAGCCCCCACATGGCCCGAGCCTCCAGGTGGTGGTGGCCAAGAGCGAGCCAGCCCGGCCCTCACCCGGCAGTCCCCGGGGGCAGCCCCAggaccaggaagaggaggaagacgaTGAAGAGGatgaggcaggcaggaggagggactCCGGGAAGACCCCGAACGTGGGCCACCGCCTGGGCCACCGGCGGGCGCTCTTTGAGAAGCGGAAGCGCCTCAGCGACTACGCCCTCATCTTTGGCATGTTCGGCATTGTTGTGATGGTGACCGAGACGGAGCTGTCCTGGGGGGTCTACACCAAG gagTCCCTGTACTCATTTGCACTCAAATGCCTCATCAGCCTCTCTACCGTCATCCTGCTGGGCCTGGTCGTCCTGTACCACGCCCGGGAGATCCAG CTGTTCATGGTGGACAACGGGGCGGACGACTGGCGCATCGCCATGACGTGCGAGCGCGTCTTCCTCATCTCCCTGGAGCTGGCCGTGTGCGCCATCCACCCGGTGCCCGGCCACTACCGCTTCACGTGGACCGCGCGGCTGGCCTTCACGTACGCGCCGTCGGCGGCCGAGGCCGATGTAGACGTGCTACTGTCCGTGCCCATGTTCCTGCGCCTCTACCTGCTGGGCCGCGTCATGCTGCTGCACAGCAAGATATTCACAGACGCTTCCAGCCGCAGCATCGGCGCGCTCAACAAGATCACCTTCAACACACGCTTCGTCATGAAGACTCTCATGACCATCTGCCCGGGCACCGTGCTGCTGGTCTTCAGCATCTCCTCCTGGATCATAGCTGCCTGGACTGTGCGTGTTTGTGAGAG GTACCATGACAAGCAGGAAGTGACCAGCAACTTTCTGGGGGCCATGTGGCTCATCTCCATCACCTTCCTCTCCATCGGCTATGGCGACATGGTGCCCCACACCTACTGCGGGAAGGGCGTGTGCCTGCTCACTGGCATCATG GGGGCTGGCTGCACAGCGCTCGTGGTGGCCGTGGTGGCCCGGAAACTGGAGCTCACCAAGGCAGAGAAACACGTGCACAACTTCATGATGGACACTCAGCTCACCAAGCGG GTAAAAAATGCCGCTGCTAACGTTCTCAGGGAGACGTGGCTCATCTACAAACACACCAGGCTGGTGAAGAAGCCAGACCAAGCCCGGGTTCGGAAACACCAGCGTAAGTTCCTCCAAGCCATCCATCA AGCTCAGAA GCTCCGGAGCGTGAAGATTGAGCAGGGGAAGCTGAATGACCAGGCCAACACTCTCGCGGACCTGGCCAag ACCCAGAATGTCCTGTACGACCTCATGTCCGAGCTGCACGCCCAGCACGAGGAGCTCGAGGCCCGCTTGGCCGCCCTTGAGAGCCGCCTGGATGCGCTGGGCGCCTCCCTGCAGGCCCTGCCCGGCCTCATCGCCCAAGCCATacgcccacccccaccacccctgccacctCGGCCTGGCCCCGGACCCCTGGATCAGGCAGCCCGGAGCCCCCCATGCCAGTGGCCACCTGTGGCCCCTTCAGACTGCGGGTGA
- the KCNN1 gene encoding small conductance calcium-activated potassium channel protein 1 isoform X3, whose amino-acid sequence MHPPPPLARPPPGPASAVCCPPRPRPRPRHAREGLRPRGTLSPPASSARGSRALQVSAGTQSLSHAGPRAAYSEPNPGAHIVMNSHSHSHNGCGGRPLGSGLGAQGRDPSEPEAGHPPQPPHGPSLQVVVAKSEPARPSPGSPRGQPQDQEEEEDDEEDEAGRRRDSGKTPNVGHRLGHRRALFEKRKRLSDYALIFGMFGIVVMVTETELSWGVYTKESLYSFALKCLISLSTVILLGLVVLYHAREIQLFMVDNGADDWRIAMTCERVFLISLELAVCAIHPVPGHYRFTWTARLAFTYAPSAAEADVDVLLSVPMFLRLYLLGRVMLLHSKIFTDASSRSIGALNKITFNTRFVMKTLMTICPGTVLLVFSISSWIIAAWTVRVCERENMYHDKQEVTSNFLGAMWLISITFLSIGYGDMVPHTYCGKGVCLLTGIMGAGCTALVVAVVARKLELTKAEKHVHNFMMDTQLTKRVKNAAANVLRETWLIYKHTRLVKKPDQARVRKHQRKFLQAIHQLRSVKIEQGKLNDQANTLADLAKTQNVLYDLMSELHAQHEELEARLAALESRLDALGASLQALPGLIAQAIRPPPPPLPPRPGPGPLDQAARSPPCQWPPVAPSDCG is encoded by the exons ATGCACCCGCCGCCGCCCCTGGCCCGGCCTCCTCCGGGCCCCGCGTCCGCCGTCTGCTGCCCGCCCCGTCCGCGGCCCCGGCCTCGACACGCACGCGAGGGTCTGCGGCCGCGTgggaccctctcccctccagcctctTCTGCCCGTGGGAGCCGAGCCCTGCAG GTCAGCGCGGGCACCCAGTCTCTGAGCCATGCTGGGCCCCGGGCGGCCTACAGCGAGCCCAACCCCGGCGCCCACATAGTCATgaacagccacagccacagccacaatGGCTGCGGGGGGCGGCCACTGGGCAGTGGGCTGGGTGCCCAGGGCAGAGATCCTTCGGAGCCCGAGGCTGGCCACCCCCCGCAGCCCCCACATGGCCCGAGCCTCCAGGTGGTGGTGGCCAAGAGCGAGCCAGCCCGGCCCTCACCCGGCAGTCCCCGGGGGCAGCCCCAggaccaggaagaggaggaagacgaTGAAGAGGatgaggcaggcaggaggagggactCCGGGAAGACCCCGAACGTGGGCCACCGCCTGGGCCACCGGCGGGCGCTCTTTGAGAAGCGGAAGCGCCTCAGCGACTACGCCCTCATCTTTGGCATGTTCGGCATTGTTGTGATGGTGACCGAGACGGAGCTGTCCTGGGGGGTCTACACCAAG gagTCCCTGTACTCATTTGCACTCAAATGCCTCATCAGCCTCTCTACCGTCATCCTGCTGGGCCTGGTCGTCCTGTACCACGCCCGGGAGATCCAG CTGTTCATGGTGGACAACGGGGCGGACGACTGGCGCATCGCCATGACGTGCGAGCGCGTCTTCCTCATCTCCCTGGAGCTGGCCGTGTGCGCCATCCACCCGGTGCCCGGCCACTACCGCTTCACGTGGACCGCGCGGCTGGCCTTCACGTACGCGCCGTCGGCGGCCGAGGCCGATGTAGACGTGCTACTGTCCGTGCCCATGTTCCTGCGCCTCTACCTGCTGGGCCGCGTCATGCTGCTGCACAGCAAGATATTCACAGACGCTTCCAGCCGCAGCATCGGCGCGCTCAACAAGATCACCTTCAACACACGCTTCGTCATGAAGACTCTCATGACCATCTGCCCGGGCACCGTGCTGCTGGTCTTCAGCATCTCCTCCTGGATCATAGCTGCCTGGACTGTGCGTGTTTGTGAGAG GGAAAACAT GTACCATGACAAGCAGGAAGTGACCAGCAACTTTCTGGGGGCCATGTGGCTCATCTCCATCACCTTCCTCTCCATCGGCTATGGCGACATGGTGCCCCACACCTACTGCGGGAAGGGCGTGTGCCTGCTCACTGGCATCATG GGGGCTGGCTGCACAGCGCTCGTGGTGGCCGTGGTGGCCCGGAAACTGGAGCTCACCAAGGCAGAGAAACACGTGCACAACTTCATGATGGACACTCAGCTCACCAAGCGG GTAAAAAATGCCGCTGCTAACGTTCTCAGGGAGACGTGGCTCATCTACAAACACACCAGGCTGGTGAAGAAGCCAGACCAAGCCCGGGTTCGGAAACACCAGCGTAAGTTCCTCCAAGCCATCCATCA GCTCCGGAGCGTGAAGATTGAGCAGGGGAAGCTGAATGACCAGGCCAACACTCTCGCGGACCTGGCCAag ACCCAGAATGTCCTGTACGACCTCATGTCCGAGCTGCACGCCCAGCACGAGGAGCTCGAGGCCCGCTTGGCCGCCCTTGAGAGCCGCCTGGATGCGCTGGGCGCCTCCCTGCAGGCCCTGCCCGGCCTCATCGCCCAAGCCATacgcccacccccaccacccctgccacctCGGCCTGGCCCCGGACCCCTGGATCAGGCAGCCCGGAGCCCCCCATGCCAGTGGCCACCTGTGGCCCCTTCAGACTGCGGGTGA